In Ciona intestinalis unplaced genomic scaffold, KH HT001263.1, whole genome shotgun sequence, the genomic window CAATAAATCCTAATCTGTAATGTGCCGCATTTTTAAGTCCTTCAGAGATTTATAatctatataatatttattcccTTCTAGTATTTTacgaaatacaaaacaattgtCGACAAAATGGAAGCCGAGAATAAGGAAAGGCAATCTAAAGGTAATTatcaatgtattttttttaacaatgtatGGTTATATCATATAATAAGGCATGCCACGATACCTGAGATTAAAACCAGAGTTGGACCACCAAGAAGAGTCTTACCATATTTAATTTCATGTAGATTTTTATCCTAACATGAGTGACTCATCTATGGTTGCCAcgcccatgcccacagtcgagttgctgaagctattgcagtgtgtggattaacataaatttactTACAAACCTATTTCATTCATCAGCAGAACTAACAGAAGTCGCCCAAATAGTTGAAATCGAGGACCCCCCATCAGGTGAGAAGGAAACGACTCCTGATGTTCCTGCTGTTGTAAAACCAAAgcaatcaactttaaccaaaCCTGCTAATGCAACCAATGAGTGAGTTAacttaaataatacaaacattaggttttatttatctcttcaaacataagttttatttatacctTTGAAAACCATAGCTAGGCCatgttttttgaaaaacaaaggGATTCATCAACAAATATGAAacatgaatataaaataccCTTATACTGTTACTATTATCACCAAAAAAGGGTGTCTCTCCAAACATaagtttatacaaacataagtGCTACAGACTTTCTTGGCTTTATCTGTGTGTGACTAGAATAAGACTTACACAAATCATAGAATTTGGTGGTATAATGCATATTTAGTACATAATTATGTTGCAAAGTGCAAATTTTTCGGTTTGTATAGAACTctgggtacgaggtgtataaaacaaaatacccatgttataattactgTTGGGACAGGGAAGCTATCTTAGAAGCTATTGTCATATTTAGTCACAAACTTACCGTATCTTTCAATTAAttctaaacatatttttcagcCAAACAGTTTTCCAAAGCAACCCTGATAGTTACAACGGGGCGATACGAGACAGGTACCAATGGTCCCAGAATTATGATGACGTTGACGTAAAGATTGTGGTAGAAAAGTCGGTTGTGAAAGCTAGACAAGTATGTGGTTACTAGTAAGCgcgtacgaggtgtatgaaacagaacacccgtgttataacgactgtcgttgctctgccatgcaaggataaataagtaacatacgtggtaacttgttagcaggcacgaggtgtataaaacagaacacctgtgtggtcgtgtataacgactgtcgttaaaaatatgttagttACGTACATAGTAACTGTGTCAGACAAAAATCAACTCCAACCAATTGTTATATAAgagatatatcatatatatttcgcctaaatggcatcgtcagtctgtTATTCaaattgattttcttttttctgttattcaaattgattttttttttaaagttgtttgaATTTATGGAATTATCCCCAGGTTAAAGTTGAAATCCAGcgaaaacatttaaaagtttgtgtaAAATCGAACGACACTGCCAACTATGAGACGATAATAGACGGAGAGTTACAGCATGAGGTGAACAAAGAAGAAAGTATGTGGTCTCTGGAAAGTGGGAAGAATATACAGGTACGTTGGGTTTATATattaggtatagtagggtgggggaagacgggacacctttggcacataatatccaaatattcttattgtgttttaaacaattaacaacggtctaaggaagtcgtgaggaaacggtttcataattctttgaatgttctttatctactaccaaatgggacagaaaaatagtatgaaaggtgtcccatctttctccaccctactatataaacataggACTCGGTTTTGTCTACTGCGTGTTTAGTAGCGGTGGATTCTGTTTATGATGCAACTTTCtctgtgtttttataataataacgaTTGTTACGTAAGATGTAATTTGTCTTGTCGTCCATATTTGTCTTATTCTCCTATCATATcatgcattatgacatcatcattctTTATGACATGACAGATCACGCTCACAAAGTTTAAGAACATTTGGTGGACGATGTTAGTTGCCGGAGAAGATGAAATCGACATTCAGAAGATCGCTCCGGAGCGTTCTATGGAGGACATGGACACAGAAGAGAAATCAGTGATCAATAAGCTTCAATTTGATGAAAAACAGAAGAGACTCGGTCTCCCACAAAGTCATGAGATGGTAGGAgggtttttatataaaagggATGTTTAAATGCTTCAGCAATGTTCATTTTTTGCCcatgtttttttccaaaatgtaATAGTTTGTTGCAATGGTTTCAGCAATGTTCCTTTTTTGCCCTttgtccatgttttttttccattttctgtGCTTGTTTTGTTCAAGTTTTGTCCATTTGTTTGTCCCATGACAAAAGTTCAAGGTTCACCAATTGTTAACAAANNNNNNNNNNNNNNNNNNNNNNNNNNNNNNNNNNNNNNNNNNNNNNNNNNaaaacagaacactgtgtGGTcgtgtataacgactgtcgttaaaaatatgtagttacgtacatagtaacttgtgtcagacaaaaatcaactccaaccaattgttatataagagatatatcatatatatttcgcctaaatggcatcgtcagtctgtTATTCaaattgattttcttttttctgttattcaaattgattttttttttaaagttgtttgaATTTATGGAATTATCCCCAGGTTAAAGTTGAAATCCAGcgaaaacatttaaaagtttgtgtaAAAGCGAACGACACTGCCAACTATGAGACGATAATAGACGGAGAGTTACAACATGAGGTGAACAAAGAAGAAAGTATGTGGTCTCTGGAAAGTGGGAAGAATATACAGGTACGTTGGGTTTATATattaggtatagtagggtgggggaagacgggacacctttggcacataatatccaaatattcttattgtgttttaaacaattaacaacggtctaaggaagtcgtgaggaaacggtttcataattcttttgaatgttctttgtttactaccaaacgggatgagaaaatagaatgaaaaagtgtcccatccttccccaccctcttatatttattcatgcaTTATATCAGTAGTATTGAGTGTTGGTGTAGTGGGCcggagtaagatggatactgttagcacttcatgtcccatattttttaacgtttttaagGCCGTTGTTGGGACTTTTTTCATCatcttttctcgtcctatttggtagtaacaaaaAACGCcttgttgatttttaaaaacacactgGAAAACATGGGGTATTGTGCACCCCACCCCACACAACTGTATCCtaaatttgctttaaaaaagtaGGTTTGGCGAATAGCCAAGTTACGTACAGTATCACGTGACGCAGTTTGCAATCTGACGTCATTTCCACAATTGATCCGCCACCCCCCACAAATATAAACTACAAACACCACCAGATGCATCAGCGTTCCAATTGTTACGCGAATTATCGAATTTCCAATAATTCGtatcctctgtgacgtaacaatcacaAACAAGCAATTAAAATCTTAATCGCTTTTCGCTTCGTGATTTACATTGTTCTGCAGTAAGAGgggcattatgacgtaacaatccaTTTACTCGATAGTTCGATTAGAACAATGGTGTCGCGCGGCTGGTCTGTGTCTTCTTTGTGACGCAATAAATGGGTCGATCGTTTGTTGAGTTTCTTATTTCAAACAATCGAGTTCTCACGGTGGAAAAATAAATTCGAGTGACGGTTGGGAGGGGGGTGTAAANNNNNNNNNNNNNNNNNNNNNNNNNNNNNNNNNNNNNNNNNNNNNNNNNNcattgaatattctttgtttactaccaaatgggacgggaaaatgaaataaaaaagtgtcccatttcttcccatcctactatatataagtgtATTTAAGACGCGAGTTTTGCAtcaaaaataacaatagttctacaaatatgttatattacgACAAGACTAAACACACGCACGAAATGCCCCCTTTAAATTCCGAAATAAATGCCTTTAATTTTCAATCGCAAGTACACAGCGTACTATAGGGGATTCCCTTAGACCTAGTTTcggtttgttgtttttttgccgGAGGCGAAAAACACGTCAGAAATTTGTTAATTACTCTCTTTGCGGGTTAAAAGTTACTGAAACAGTAGTGATTTGGTTTTGGAATAATGCTAGTtgtttaatactttttaataagaGTCTAATGATGCTATAGTTATTGGCgaaatttattcttttttggtACACTATTAGTTGGATATTGGACTTAATTTCGTTTGCTACGTAGTTACTATTTAGCAGCCATTTTGTCGTATCTTATCTATAGTTTTTATATAGGACCAAACCCAACCTCCCAAAATGTAGTTATATCATAGTTTTTGTAATTGTTCATTTTTCGTTAAAACTGTCCttgttttgaattaatttttgtaaagCAACATtgaataaagttattaatttttgtgtTATTGTGGTATTACATATAGTAGTACTACAGTGTTACTGAAACATAATTCAAAATTCTAGTATATAGTATACAGATATAGTATACAGCAGTTTTTACCATTTTCGATTTGTAATAACAAACCATTAAAACATCACAATGAGTTCTGACAAGATAATGGCCGCTTATGACAATACATTGCTTGGGATTTTACAAAACGAGGGAGGACTTGAAAAATTTCTCGACGTAATTTTTGGGTTTTTATGTCGCCGTACGGATTTCTTTCGAAATATGGATGATCCGAAACAAAAGTTTGGATTTNNNNNNNNNNNNNNNNNNNNNNNNNNNNNNNNNNNNNNNNNNNNNNNNNNAGGATCccgaaaataaatgaaaaagtgtccatCCTTCCCCACCCTCTTATATTATCATGCATTATATCAGTAGTATTGAGTGTTGGTGTAGTGGGCcggagtaagatggatactgttagcacttcatgtcccatattttttaacgtttttaagGCCGTTGTTGGGACTTTTTTCATCatcttttctcgtcctatttggtagtaacaaaaAACGCcttgttgatttttaaaaacacactgGAAAACAGGGGGTATTGTGCACCCCACCCCACACAACTGTATCCtaaatttgctttaaaaaagtaGGTTTGGCGAATAGCCAAGTTACGTACAGTATCACGTGACGCAGTTTGCAATCTGACGTCATTTCCACAATTGATCCGCCACCCCCCACAAATATAAACTACAAACACCACCAGATGCATCAGCGTTCCAATTGTTACGCGAATTATCGAATTTCCAATAATTCGtatcctctgtgacgtaacaatcacaAACAAGCAATTAAAATCTTAATCGCTTTTCGCTTCGTGATTTACATTGTTCTGCAGTAAGAGgggcattatgacgtaacaatccaTTTACTCGATAGTTCGATTAGAACAATGGTGTCGCGCGGCTGGTCTGTGTCTTCTTTGTGACGCAATAAATGGGTCGATCGTTTGTTGAGTTTCTTATTTCAAACAATCGAGTTCTCACGGTGGAAAAATAAATTCGAGTGACGGTTGGGAGGGGTGTGTAAAAGTGTTTCAGGGTTCGGTGTGGCCGTGTTTAAGTGGGTTTATATTGTAGTAAGTTGGGCAAATTTTgtcaacattttttcttttatatcgTTTCATTTATTCGTGGCACATACACCTATGCTGACCCTGCACTACTATAGGTCTTCATTTATACGAAAGAAAGGAAGTTGATCCTGCAAATTCGGGGCAATTTTTATTGTGCATCACTGTAAACGTCTTTGGGCAACACTGAGAACACGTGTTAGCTCACTGAtaaaattgtgacgtaacacagaGCAAATAATCACGTATGCAGATCGAATGAATTGAATATTTGGAATACCATTATGACTGTAGCAATGCTCGAATTAGTAGCtacaattgtgacgtaacataaacttattatcgagtgtctataaactgcctcagtggggtctagatggtagcaccctgggtgttggggtaatatacctacatcccaggtctcaggtgtgcctcactgaagacctcaccgttatagaatagaatctctattattaagtgtctataaactgcctcagtggggtctagatggtagcaccctgggttttggggtaagagacctacatcccaggtctcaatACTTTCACATATTTCAACATAGGTATAGTTTTGAAAACCACGCGTTCATAGTGTATGTCATAACATCATAATACAAAAGGATTTTTATCAAAGTATCTGAAACAAAGATACAACTATACTGTTCTCACGGTTGTCTGTtacatagttttattattctatacATCGGTAAATTGAGAGCTTTTTATCCGGTTTTGGACGCGTTGTTGCCCGCAGATATT contains:
- the LOC108949270 gene encoding nudC domain-containing protein 3-like isoform X4, which codes for MEAENKERQSKELTEVAQIVEIEDPPSGEKETTPDVPAVVKPKQSTLTKPANATNDQTVFQSNPDSYNGAIRDRYQWSQNYDDVDVKIVVEKSVVKARQVKVEIQRKHLKVCVKSNDTANYETIIDGELQHEVNKEESMWSLESGKNIQITLTKFKNIWWTMLVAGEDEIDIQKIAPERSMEDMDTEEKSVINKLQFDEKQKRLGLPQSHEMVGGFLYKRDV
- the LOC108949270 gene encoding nudC domain-containing protein 3-like isoform X7, whose translation is MEAENKERQSKAELTEVAQIVEIEDPPSGEKETTPDVPAVVKPKQSTLTKPANATNDQTVFQSNPDSYNGAIRDRYQWSQNYDDVDVKIVVEKSVVKARQVKVEIQRKHLKVCVKANDTANYETIIDGELQHEVNKEESMWSLESGKNIQVRWVYILGIVGWGKTGHLWHIISKYSYCVLNN
- the LOC108949270 gene encoding nudC domain-containing protein 3-like isoform X2 translates to MEAENKERQSKAELTEVAQIVEIEDPPSGEKETTPDVPAVVKPKQSTLTKPANATNDQTVFQSNPDSYNGAIRDRYQWSQNYDDVDVKIVVEKSVVKARQVKVEIQRKHLKVCVKSNDTANYETIIDGELQHEVNKEESMWSLESGKNIQITLTKFKNIWWTMLVAGEDEIDIQKIAPERSMEDMDTEEKSVINKLQFDEKQKRLGLPQSHEMVGGFLYKRDV
- the LOC108949270 gene encoding nudC domain-containing protein 3-like isoform X1, translated to MEAENKERQSKGKEPTEVAQIVEIEDPPSGEKETTPDVPAVVKPKHSTLTKPANATNDQTVFQSNPDSYNGAIRDRYQWSQNYDDVDVKIVVEKSVVKARQVKVEIQRKHLKVCVKSNDTANYETIIDGELQHEVNKEESMWSLESGKNIQITLTKFKNIWWTMLVAGEDEIDIQKIAPERSMEDMDTEEKSVINKLQFDEKQKRLGLPQSHEMVGGFLYKRDV
- the LOC108949270 gene encoding nudC domain-containing protein 3-like isoform X6; translated protein: MEAENKERQSKGKEPTEVAQIVEIEDPPSGEKETTPDVPAVVKPKHSTLTKPANATNDQTVFQSNPDSYNGAIRDRYQWSQNYDDVDVKIVVEKSVVKARQVKVEIQRKHLKVCVKANDTANYETIIDGELQHEVNKEESMWSLESGKNIQVRWVYILGIVGWGKTGHLWHIISKYSYCVLNN
- the LOC108949270 gene encoding nudC domain-containing protein 3-like isoform X5; protein product: MEAENKERQSKEPTEVAQIVEIEDPPSGEKETTPDVPAVVKPKHSTLTKPANATNDQTVFQSNPDSYNGAIRDRYQWSQNYDDVDVKIVVEKSVVKARQVKVEIQRKHLKVCVKSNDTANYETIIDGELQHEVNKEESMWSLESGKNIQITLTKFKNIWWTMLVAGEDEIDIQKIAPERSMEDMDTEEKSVINKLQFDEKQKRLGLPQSHEMVGGFLYKRDV
- the LOC108949270 gene encoding nudC domain-containing protein 3-like isoform X3, whose product is MEAENKERQSKAEPTEVAQIVEIEDPPSGEKETTPDVPAVVKPKHSTLTKPANATNDQTVFQSNPDSYNGAIRDRYQWSQNYDDVDVKIVVEKSVVKARQVKVEIQRKHLKVCVKSNDTANYETIIDGELQHEVNKEESMWSLESGKNIQITLTKFKNIWWTMLVAGEDEIDIQKIAPERSMEDMDTEEKSVINKLQFDEKQKRLGLPQSHEMVGGFLYKRDV